DNA from Cupriavidus necator N-1:
TGGGTCGCCACTGCCAACGTGGTGCTGGCAGTGGGCGCGCGGCCGGTGTTCGTCGACATTGACCCGCGCACGCGCAATCTCGACCTGGATGCCGTCGAGGCCGCGATCACGCCGCGCACGCGCGCCATCATGCCGGTGTACCTGTCGGGCCTGCCGGTGGACATGGACCGCCTGTACGCCATTGCCCGCAAGCACGGGCTGCGCGTGATCGAGGATGCCGCGCAGGCAATCGACTCGCGCTGGCGCGGCCAGCGCATCGGCGCCTTTGGCGACCTGGTCAGCTTCAGCTTCCAGGCCAACAAGAACATCACCACCATCGAAGGCGGCTGCCTGGTGATGAACACGCCCGAAGAAGCCGTGCGCGCCGAGCGCCTGCGGCTGCAGGGCGTGATCCGCACCGGCATGGATGGCATGGATGTCGAAGAGCCCGGCGGCAAGTTCAACTTGACCGACGTCAACGCCGCGGTCGGCCTGGCGCAGCTGGGCAAGCTTGACGCCATCACCGCGCGCCGAGCCGAACTGGCCGCGACGTATTTCCGCTGTGCCGCCGACAGCGGCCTGGAAGCGCTGGGCATCGAGCTGCCGCAAGCGCTGGATGCGCACGCCGCCACCACCAACTGGCACATGTTCCAGGTGGTGCTGCCGACTGAGCGCCTGCAAGGCGGCCCGGCCCAGGCGCGCCAGCAGGTCATGGAGGCCATGCGCGAGCGCGGCATCGGCACCGGCGTCCACTACCCGCCCATTCATCTTTTCACCTACTACCGCTCGCTCGGCTGGCGCGAAGGCATGCTGCCGCATGCCGAACGCATCGGGCGCGGCATCGTCACGCTGCCGCTGTTCCCCGCGATGCAAGCCACCGATGTCGAGCGGGTCTGCGCAATCCTCAGCGAAACATGCAAACGTCTCTCCAAATGAGCCCGGTCGAAGTCTCGGTCGTCATCCCGGTCTACAACGAAGAAGACGGGCTGCAAGCCCTGTTCGACCGCCTCTATCCGGCGCTGGATGGCCTCGGCGAGTCGTACGAGATCATCTTCATCAACGACGGCAGCGTCGACCGCTCGGCGCAGATGCTGGCGGCGCAGTTCCACAAGCGCCCGGATGTGACCCGGGTGGTGCTGTTCGCCGGCAACTTCGGCCAGCATATGGCGATCCTGGCGGGCTTCGAGCACACCCGCGGCAAGATCGTGATCACGCTGGACGCCGACCTGCAGAACCCGCCGGAAGAAATCCCGCGCCTGGTCGAAGCCATGCGCGCCGGCCACGACTACGTCGGCACCATCCGCCGCCAGCGCAACGACACCGCGTTCCGCCGCTATGCCTCGCGCGCGATGAACCGGCTGCGCGAGCGCATCACCAAGATCCGCATGACGGACCAGGGCTGCATGCTGCGCGCCTATGACCGCAATGTGATCGACACGATCAATGCCTGCCGCGAGGTCAACACCTTCATCCCCGCGCTTGCATACACCTTTGCTTCCAATCCGGTCGAGATCGAAGTCGGTCACGAACAGCGCCATGCAGGCGAATCCAAGTATTCGCTGTACCAGCTGATCCGCCTGAATTTCGACCTCGTAACCGGCTTCTCGATCGTGCCTCTGCAGTGGTTCTCGGCCATCGGCACGATCCTGTCGCTGTGTTCAGGCGTACTGGTGGTGGTGCTGCTGGTCCGGCGCTTCCTGTTCGGTTCGGAAGTCCAGGGTGTGTTCACCCTGTTCGCCATGAACTTCTTCCTGATCGGCATCCTGCTGTTCGGCGTGGGCCTGCTGGGCGAGTACGTCGGCCGCATCTACCAGGAAGTGCGCGACCGCCCGCGCTACCGCATCAAGGCAGTGCTGGAAGCGGACCCGCAGCGTGTCACGCCGGCAGCCGCAGGCGCGGAGCAATGATGCGCGCCGTCGTCTTTGGCTACCACAATGTCGGCGACCGCTGCCTGCGCGTGCTGCATGCGCGCGGCGTGGAGGTGGCGCTGGTGATTACGCACCGCGACCGCCCCGACGAGAATATCTGGTTCCGCCGCGTGGCCGACACCGCCGCCGAGCTGGGCATCCCCTTCGTCTATGGCGAGGACCCTGCCGATCCCGCCATCGCCCAGGCTGTGCGCGACGCGCGCCCGGACGTCATCTTCTCGTTCTACTACCGCGCCATGATCCCGGCGGGCGTGCTGGCGCTGGCCCCCGGCGGCGCCTTCAACATGCACGGCTCGTTGCTGCCCAAGTACCGCGGCCGCGTGCCGGTGAACTGGGCGGTGCTGCGCGGCGAGACCGAGACCGGCGCCACGCTGCACGCCATGGAAGCCAAGCCTGACGCGGGCTATATCGTCGACCAGACCGCGGTGCCGATCCTGCCGGACGACACTGCCGGCGAAGTCTTCGAGAAAGTCACCGTTGCCGCCGAGCAGACGCTGTGGCGTGCCCTGCCCGCGATGATCGCCGGACAGACGCCGCAACACCCCAACCGGCTGGCCGAGGGCAGCTACTTCTCCGGGCGCAAGCCGGAAGACGGCCGCATCGACTGGAGCCGCCCGGCCGCCGAGGTCTACAATCTCGTGCGCGCCGTCGCACCGCCCTATCCCGGCGCGTTCACCGACCTCGCCGGGCTCCGCTTCATTGTGGCGCAGGCGCGCCGGCCGCTGACGAAGCTCGCGCTGCCCGCCGGTACGGCGCCCGGCCTGCATGTGCACGACGGCCAGATCATCGGCCTGTGCGGCGACGGCGGCCTGGTGATGGTCACCCGATTGCTGGCACAAGATGGCTCGGCACTCACGCCGCAGGCCTTCGCCAAACTTATCCATACCGAACAATCCAACAAGGAAAACCGATGAAAAAGGTCCTGATTCTTGGCGTCAACGGCTTCATCGGCCACCACCTGACGCGCCGCATCCTGGAAACCACGCCGTGGGAGGTCTACGGCATGGACATGTCGTCGGACCGCCTCGGCGACCTCGTCGACCATCCGCGCATGCACTTCTTCGAGGGTGACATCACCATCAACAAGGAGTGGATCGAGTACAACATCCGCAAGTGCGACGTGGTACTGCCGCTGGTGGCCATCGCCACCCCGGCCACCTACGTGCGCCAGCCGCTGCGCGTGTTCGAGCTGGACTTCGAGGCCAACCTGCCGATCGTGCGCGCCGCGGTCAAGTACGGCAAGCACCTGGTGTTCCCGTCGACCTCCGAGGTCTACGGCATGTGCAGCGACGAAGAGTTCGACCCCGAGGCCTCGCCGCTAGTCTACGGCCCGATCAACAAGCCGCGCTGGATCTACGCCTGCTCCAAGCAGCTGATGGACCGCGTGATCCACGCCTACGGCATGGAGCAAGGCCTGAACTACACCCTGTTCCGTCCGTTCAACTGGATCGGCGCCGGGCTGGATTCGATCTTCGAATCGAAGGAAGGCTCGTCGCGCGTGGTGACGCAGTTCCTCGGCCATATCGTGCGCGGCGAGCCGATCAAGCTGGTCGACGGCGGCGCCCAGCAGCGCGCCTTTGCCGATATCGCCGACGGCATCGACGCGCTGATGCGCATCATCGAGAACCCCAACGGCGTGGCCAGCGGCAAGATCTACAACATCGGCAACCCGGGCAATATCCACTCGGTGCGCGAGCTGGCCGAGATGATGCTGAAGATGGCCGCCGACTATCCGGAATACGCCGACGAAGCGCGCAAGACGCAGATCATCGAGACCTCCTCGGGCGACTTCTATGGCAAGGGCTACCAGGACGTGCAGCACCGCGTGCCGAAGATCGACAACACCATCGAAGAACTGGGCTGGAAGCCTGGGATCAGCATGGAAGCGGCGCTGCGCCGCATCTTCGAGGCGTATCGCGGCAAGGTGGTCGAGGCCCGCACGCTGGTCGATTCGGCCAACTGAGCGCGCAACGCAGATGGCACGCATTGCCCTGAAGGTCGACGTCGACACGCTGCGCGGCACGCGCGAAGGCGTGCCGAAGCTGCTGTCGATGCTGGCGGCTGCGCAGGCGCAGGCCACCTTCCTGTTCAGCCTCGGTCCCGACCATACCGGCTGGGCGCTGCGGCGCGTATTCCGGCCCGGCTTCCTGACGAAGGTGTCGCGCACCTCGGTGGTGTCCAACTATGGCCTGCGCACGCTGATGTACGGCGTGCTGCTGCCGGGGCCGGACATCGGCCGCAAGGGCGCCGCCGAGATGCGCGCGGCGCGCGCGGCCGGCCATGAGTGCGGCATCCACACCTGGGACCACGTCTACTGGCAGGACAACGTGCGCGAGCGCGATGCTGTCTGGACGCGCCGGCAGATGCAGCAGGCGTTCGCGCGCTACCGCGAGATCTTCGGCGAAGCACCGGCCACGCACGGCGCGGCAGGCTGGCAGATGAATGAGGATGCGTTCCGTCAGATCGATGACTGGGGCATGGCCTATGCGTCCGACGGACGCGGCACCGCGCCCTATATCCCGACCATCGACGGCGTGCCCTGCCGGCACGTGCAGATGCCGACCACGCTGCCGACGCTGGATGAACTGATCGGCACCGACGACCTGACCGAAGATAACGTCCACACCGCGCTGCTGAAGCTGACCGAAGGCACGCGCGACCATGTCTTCACGCTGCATACCGAGCTGGAAGGCGGCAAGCTGGCGCCGGTGTTCGAGCGGCTGCTGGCGGGATGGCGTGCGCAGGGGCACGAGCTGGTGTCGATGGCGACGTGGTATCGCGGGCTGGACCGGCAGAGGCTGCCGGAGTTGCCGGTAACTTGGGGAGAGATTCCGGGGCGCAGTGGCGAGTTGATTGTGCAGCCGCAGGTGAGCTGACACATCGTCCCGACTACCGATTGTCCGCTCCCTCTCCCGCTTGCGGGAGAGGGTTGGGGTGAGGGCCGGGCGTATCCACGAAGTTAAAACCTGTGGTATTGCCTGCGCCTGCCCTCGCCCCCTGCCCCTCTCCCGCAAGCGGGAGAGGGGAGCAAACCGCCAGCGGGAGGACGTCTGCCGGCAACAGCTAGCCGCGCCGCTCCGCCCCCACCCGCAGCCCGTTGAACACCACCAGCAGGCTCGCGCCCATATCGGCGAACACCGCCATCCACATCGTCCCCATCCCCAGCACCGTCAGCACCAGGAACACGGCCTTGATGCCGAGCGCCAGCGTGATGTTCTGCGTGAGGATGCTTGCGGTGCGGCGCGACAGGCGCACAAAGGCCGGGATCTTGCGCAGGTCATCGTCCATCAGCGCCACGTCGGCCGTCTCGATAGCGGTGTCGGTGCCGGCTGCGCCCATGGCGAAGCCGATATCGGCACGCGCCAGCGCCGGTGCGTCGTTGATGCCGTCGCCCACCATGCCGATGCGGCCGCCGCGCGCGTGGGCGGCGCCGGCAAGCGCCGCGATGCCGTCGGCCTTGTCCTGCGGCAACTGGTTGCCGCGCGCTTCATCGATGCCGACCTGCGCGGCAATGGCTTGCGCCGTGTGCGGATTGTCGCCCGACAGCATCAGTGTCCTGACGCCCAGTTCATGCAGCTCGGCAATCGCCTGCCGGCTGGTGTCGCGCACGGTATCCGCCACCGCGAACAGCGCCAGCGCCGTGGCGGCGCCGTTGCCGTCGACGCGCGCCAGCAGCACCACGGTCTTGCCCTCGCGCTCCAGCGCTTCGAGCCGCGCCTCCAGCGCCGGCGAGCAGGCGCCCATCTCATGCACCAGGCGGTGGTTGCCCAAGCAGTACGCCACGCCCTGCACCTTGCCGCGCGTGCCGCGCCCCGCCAGCGCCTCGAAGTCGTCCACCGGCAGCGTGCCGATCCCGTCGGCCGTGGCCGCCGTGGCCACCGCGCGCGAAACCGGATGGTCCGAGCGCGCCGCCAGGCTGGCAGCAATGGCGCGGGCATGCGGCGCGTCCTCGGCCAGCAGCGCGTGGTCGGTCTGCGCGGGCTTGCCGTGCGTGATCGTGCCGGTCTTGTCCAGCGCCACCCAGGCCAGGTGCCGGCCCTGCTCCAGGTACACCCCGCCTTTGACCAGGATGCCGCGGCGCGCGGCCGCGGCCAGCCCGCTGACGATGGTCACCGGCGTGGAGATCACCAGCGCGCAGGGGCAGGCGATCACCAGCAGCACCAGCGCCTTGTAGATCCAGTCGACCCAGGCACCGCCCATGGCCAGCGGCGGCACCACCGCGACCGCCAGCGCAATCGCGAACACCGTGGGCGTGTAGATGCGCGCGAACTGGTCGACAAAGCGCTGCGTGGGCGCACGGCTGCCCTGCGCGGCCTCCACCGCGTGGATGATGCGGGCCAGCGTGGAATCGCTGGCGGGCGCCGTCACGGTGTACTCCAGCTCGCCGGACTGGTTGATCGAGCCGGCGAACAGCACATCGCCCTCGGCCTTGTCGACCGGCACGCTTTCGCCGGTGATGGGCGCCTGGTCCAGCGCCGACTGGCCGCGCACGACCTTGCCGTCAAGCGCGACGCGCTCGCCCGGCCGCAGCCGCACCAGCGCCCCCACGGCAACGCCGGCGGCGGGCACGGTGTCCCAGCTGCCATCGGCGCGACGCACCGTGGCCTGTTCCGGCGCCATCGCCATCAAGCCGCGGATCGCGTTGCGCGCCCGGTCCAGCGAGGCCGCCTCGATGCGCTCGGCCAGCGCGAACAGCACCATCACCATGGCCGCTTCCGGCCACTGGCGCAGCAGCAGTGCGCCGGTGACGGCAATGCTCATCAGGGCATTGATGTTCAGGTTGCCATTGCGCAACGCGATCCAGCCCTTGCGGTAGGTGGTCAGCCCGCCCAGCGCCACTGCCGCCAGTGCCAGCGCGGCGGGCAGCCACGGCAAGCCCAGACCCAGCCACTCCGCCGCTTCGGCACCCAAAGCGGCCACGCCGGCCAGCGCCAGCGGCCACCAGGGCTTGCTTGTCGTGGATTGCGGCAAGACTTGCTGCGCGGCCTCGGTGCTCAGCGGCACCGGCTGCATGCCCAGGCTCTCGATCGCCCTAGCCACCGGCTCCGGCGACGGCAAGGTGTGATGCACCGTCAGCACCCGCTGGATCAGGTTGAACTCCAGCGCCGCCACGCCCGCCATGCCGCCCAGCTTGCTGCGGATCAGCGTTTCCTCGGTCGGGCAGTCCATCGCGTCAATGCGCCATGCAGCGGTCTGCGCGCCGGCGGGAATGTCGACCGATGCCGCGGGCGTCAGCGCAACCGTGGCCGAGCAGCCGCCGCCACAGCAGGCGGAAGCCGCCGGTGCTTGCCGGGCCTCCGCATGGCCATGCCCATGATGATCATGGTCGTGGTGGTGATGGTGATGGTGATGGTCGTGATCATGCCCGCCATGCCGGTGGGTGGCGCCATCGTGCGCGTGGGCAGCGTGATCTTGAGGAAGTGCGTCCTCAGGTGACGTGCGAGCCATATCTTGTTGTTCCCGCTGGTTTAACCTGATGACATTGAAGACCCTGTAGCGACTACAGAGTCAAGCGGCATGGCAGCGACCGCGGCGCCATGCCGCAGCGGCGGGTCAGTGCTCGCAGTTGACCATCCAGGACATGCCGAAGCGGTCCACCAGCATGCCGAAGCCTTCGGCCCAGAAGGTCTTCTGGTACGGCACCACCACCTGGCCGCCTTCGCTCAGGCCGTCGAAGATGCGCTGGCCCTCGTCCTTGCTGACCGCGCCCACCGACAGACTGAAGCCACTGAACGCCGGGCGCTCGCCGCGCCGGCCGTCGGACGCCATCACCTGGTTTTCGCCGAACTGGATATTGGCGTGCATCACCTTGTCCTTCCAGTCATCGGGAACCTCCATGCCGGGGCTCGGCGGGGCGTCCTTGTAGCGCATCGCGAACGTGACCTGCGCGCCCAGCACCTTGCCGTAGAAGGCCACGGCCTCATCGAAACGGCCGCCAAAATCCAGATAGGGTTGCACCTGCATGTCGCTCTCCTTGTGAATGGTCGATCGGGCTGCATGGCATTGGCTGTTCGCCCGCGCGCCATTATGCGCGCGTGCCGGCTAGGTGCAAGCGCCCGGCCGGACTCAGGAAACCGCGGCGGGGACCGGGGCAGGCGGCACGGCAGTGGCCAATGCCTCGGCAGGAAATTGCAGCGAGAACATCGTTTCGCCTTCCAGGCTGCGCACCGTCACGCTGCCGCCATGCAGCCGCATGATGGTGTCGACGATGGCCAGCCCCAGCCCGGTCGACGCCGCCGAGTTGCGGCGCGACGGATCGGCCCGGTAGAAGCGCCCGAAGATATGCGGCAGCGTCTCGGGCGGGATCGCCGGCCCGGCATTGGTCACGCGGATGCAGGTCGTGCCGCCGCCCGGCGCCGGGGCGCGCTCCACGTCGAGCTGCACGGTGCTGCCGGCCGGCGCATGGCGCAGCGCATTGTCGAGCAGGTTGGTGACCGCGCGGCGCAGCAGCGTCTGGTCGGCCTGCACCATTGCCGTACCGTTCACCGCCAGCGCGACCTCGCGGTCGGCGGCCACGGCCTCGAAGTACTCGGCCATCTTGTCCAGTTCCTCGCGCGCGTCCAGCGTGCGGATGCCCAGCGCCACCTGCGCATGGTCGGCGCGCGCCAGGAACAGCATGTTCTCGATCATGCGCGCCAGGCGCTCGTACTCTTCCAGGTTGGATTCGAGCAGCGCCTCATACTCGGACACGCCGCGACTCTGCGCCAGCGTGACCTGGGTCTGGCCGATTAGGTTGCTGATCGGCGTGCGGAAATCATGCGCCAGGTCCGCCGAGAATTCGGACAGCCGCGAGAAGCTGTCCTGCAGCCGCGCCAGCATGTCATTGAGGGCCGCCGCCAGCTCGCGCAACTCGGCCGGTGCGCTGCCCACGTCAAGCCGCGTGGCAAGGCGGCTGGTGGTGACCGCGGCGGCATCGGCAGCCATGCGCCGCAGCGGCCGCAGCCCGCGCCGCGCCAGCACGAAGCCCAGCCCCGCCGCCACGGCAGCGCCGCACAGCGTGGCCCACAGCACCTGGTGGCGGTATTCGCGGATCAGCGCCACTCGATAGCCGGCATCGCGCAGCACCACGATCTCCACGGCCTTGTCGGAATCCCCCAGCTGGCCCAACGCCGCAATGCCGCGCGAGGGCACGCCATTCTTGGGGTACCAGGTCTGCAACATGCTCTTCTCTGGCTGCGTGGTGGCGGGCAGCACGCGCAGCGCCGGCACGGATTCATTGCGCGGGTTGAGCGTGACCAGCGGCTCGCCCTGGCGTGAGCGCACCACCAGGATCAGCCCCTCATGGCCCATCGCGATATCGGCAAAGCGGTGGGTATCGGCGCGGATCTCGGCCTCGCTGCGCACCTCGCGCAGCAGGTGGCGCACCAGCAGCACTTCGCCGACCAGCTCGCTCTCGTCACGCCCCTCCAGCTGCGCCGACAGCGCCCCGGACAGGTAGGCCGCCACGCTGGCAAGAATCACTGCCGTGGCCAGCCCGTACGCCAGCGCCAGCCGCGTGGTGAGCGAAGACGTCAGCCGCATCATGCGTCCTGGCCCCGGTCCTCGCTGTCGTCCAGCACGTAGCCCATGCCGCGCCGCGTGTGGATCAGCTTGTGCGGGAAGGGATCGTCGACCTTGGCGCGCAGGCGCCGGATCGAGACGTCGACCACATTGGTATTGCTGTCGAAATTGACGTCCCACACCTGCGAGGCGATCAGCGAACGCGACAGCACCTCACCGCGCCGGCGCGCCAGCAGGTACAGCAGCGCAAACTCCTTGGAGGTCAGGTCGATCTTCTGGCCGGCGCGCACCACACGGCGGCGGATGGCGTCGATCTGCAGGTCGGCCACTTCGATGAACTCACTCTCGCGCAGCGGGCCGCGCCGCAGGATGGTGCGGATGCGCAGCACCAGTTCGGCAAAGGCAAAGGGCTTGACCATATAGTCGTCGGCGCCGAGCTCCAGCCCCTTGAGGCGGTCCGACAGTTCGTCGCGCGCGGTCAGGAAAAGTACCGGGGTATCGCGCTCGCGGCGCAGTTCGCGCAGCACCTGCCAGCCATCCAGGCCGGGCAGCATCACGTCCAGCACGATCAGGTCATAGGGATGCTCGCGCGCATGGGCCAGGCCGTCCGCGCCGTCGCGCGCCAGGTCCACCACGAAGCCGGATTCGGTCAGGCCCTTGTGCAGGTAGTCACCCGCCTTGGGT
Protein-coding regions in this window:
- a CDS encoding DegT/DnrJ/EryC1/StrS family aminotransferase → MTASAPEFLPFVRPDIDAAAIAEVGKVLASGWITSGPKMQAFEAALSDLFGGRPVRTFANGSATMEIALRIADIGPGDEVITTPITWVATANVVLAVGARPVFVDIDPRTRNLDLDAVEAAITPRTRAIMPVYLSGLPVDMDRLYAIARKHGLRVIEDAAQAIDSRWRGQRIGAFGDLVSFSFQANKNITTIEGGCLVMNTPEEAVRAERLRLQGVIRTGMDGMDVEEPGGKFNLTDVNAAVGLAQLGKLDAITARRAELAATYFRCAADSGLEALGIELPQALDAHAATTNWHMFQVVLPTERLQGGPAQARQQVMEAMRERGIGTGVHYPPIHLFTYYRSLGWREGMLPHAERIGRGIVTLPLFPAMQATDVERVCAILSETCKRLSK
- a CDS encoding glycosyltransferase translates to MQTSLQMSPVEVSVVIPVYNEEDGLQALFDRLYPALDGLGESYEIIFINDGSVDRSAQMLAAQFHKRPDVTRVVLFAGNFGQHMAILAGFEHTRGKIVITLDADLQNPPEEIPRLVEAMRAGHDYVGTIRRQRNDTAFRRYASRAMNRLRERITKIRMTDQGCMLRAYDRNVIDTINACREVNTFIPALAYTFASNPVEIEVGHEQRHAGESKYSLYQLIRLNFDLVTGFSIVPLQWFSAIGTILSLCSGVLVVVLLVRRFLFGSEVQGVFTLFAMNFFLIGILLFGVGLLGEYVGRIYQEVRDRPRYRIKAVLEADPQRVTPAAAGAEQ
- a CDS encoding formyltransferase; the encoded protein is MRAVVFGYHNVGDRCLRVLHARGVEVALVITHRDRPDENIWFRRVADTAAELGIPFVYGEDPADPAIAQAVRDARPDVIFSFYYRAMIPAGVLALAPGGAFNMHGSLLPKYRGRVPVNWAVLRGETETGATLHAMEAKPDAGYIVDQTAVPILPDDTAGEVFEKVTVAAEQTLWRALPAMIAGQTPQHPNRLAEGSYFSGRKPEDGRIDWSRPAAEVYNLVRAVAPPYPGAFTDLAGLRFIVAQARRPLTKLALPAGTAPGLHVHDGQIIGLCGDGGLVMVTRLLAQDGSALTPQAFAKLIHTEQSNKENR
- a CDS encoding bifunctional UDP-4-keto-pentose/UDP-xylose synthase — encoded protein: MKKVLILGVNGFIGHHLTRRILETTPWEVYGMDMSSDRLGDLVDHPRMHFFEGDITINKEWIEYNIRKCDVVLPLVAIATPATYVRQPLRVFELDFEANLPIVRAAVKYGKHLVFPSTSEVYGMCSDEEFDPEASPLVYGPINKPRWIYACSKQLMDRVIHAYGMEQGLNYTLFRPFNWIGAGLDSIFESKEGSSRVVTQFLGHIVRGEPIKLVDGGAQQRAFADIADGIDALMRIIENPNGVASGKIYNIGNPGNIHSVRELAEMMLKMAADYPEYADEARKTQIIETSSGDFYGKGYQDVQHRVPKIDNTIEELGWKPGISMEAALRRIFEAYRGKVVEARTLVDSAN
- a CDS encoding polysaccharide deacetylase family protein; this encodes MARIALKVDVDTLRGTREGVPKLLSMLAAAQAQATFLFSLGPDHTGWALRRVFRPGFLTKVSRTSVVSNYGLRTLMYGVLLPGPDIGRKGAAEMRAARAAGHECGIHTWDHVYWQDNVRERDAVWTRRQMQQAFARYREIFGEAPATHGAAGWQMNEDAFRQIDDWGMAYASDGRGTAPYIPTIDGVPCRHVQMPTTLPTLDELIGTDDLTEDNVHTALLKLTEGTRDHVFTLHTELEGGKLAPVFERLLAGWRAQGHELVSMATWYRGLDRQRLPELPVTWGEIPGRSGELIVQPQVS
- a CDS encoding heavy metal translocating P-type ATPase, with amino-acid sequence MDCPTEETLIRSKLGGMAGVAALEFNLIQRVLTVHHTLPSPEPVARAIESLGMQPVPLSTEAAQQVLPQSTTSKPWWPLALAGVAALGAEAAEWLGLGLPWLPAALALAAVALGGLTTYRKGWIALRNGNLNINALMSIAVTGALLLRQWPEAAMVMVLFALAERIEAASLDRARNAIRGLMAMAPEQATVRRADGSWDTVPAAGVAVGALVRLRPGERVALDGKVVRGQSALDQAPITGESVPVDKAEGDVLFAGSINQSGELEYTVTAPASDSTLARIIHAVEAAQGSRAPTQRFVDQFARIYTPTVFAIALAVAVVPPLAMGGAWVDWIYKALVLLVIACPCALVISTPVTIVSGLAAAARRGILVKGGVYLEQGRHLAWVALDKTGTITHGKPAQTDHALLAEDAPHARAIAASLAARSDHPVSRAVATAATADGIGTLPVDDFEALAGRGTRGKVQGVAYCLGNHRLVHEMGACSPALEARLEALEREGKTVVLLARVDGNGAATALALFAVADTVRDTSRQAIAELHELGVRTLMLSGDNPHTAQAIAAQVGIDEARGNQLPQDKADGIAALAGAAHARGGRIGMVGDGINDAPALARADIGFAMGAAGTDTAIETADVALMDDDLRKIPAFVRLSRRTASILTQNITLALGIKAVFLVLTVLGMGTMWMAVFADMGASLLVVFNGLRVGAERRG
- a CDS encoding VOC family protein, translating into MQVQPYLDFGGRFDEAVAFYGKVLGAQVTFAMRYKDAPPSPGMEVPDDWKDKVMHANIQFGENQVMASDGRRGERPAFSGFSLSVGAVSKDEGQRIFDGLSEGGQVVVPYQKTFWAEGFGMLVDRFGMSWMVNCEH
- a CDS encoding heavy metal sensor histidine kinase, coding for MMRLTSSLTTRLALAYGLATAVILASVAAYLSGALSAQLEGRDESELVGEVLLVRHLLREVRSEAEIRADTHRFADIAMGHEGLILVVRSRQGEPLVTLNPRNESVPALRVLPATTQPEKSMLQTWYPKNGVPSRGIAALGQLGDSDKAVEIVVLRDAGYRVALIREYRHQVLWATLCGAAVAAGLGFVLARRGLRPLRRMAADAAAVTTSRLATRLDVGSAPAELRELAAALNDMLARLQDSFSRLSEFSADLAHDFRTPISNLIGQTQVTLAQSRGVSEYEALLESNLEEYERLARMIENMLFLARADHAQVALGIRTLDAREELDKMAEYFEAVAADREVALAVNGTAMVQADQTLLRRAVTNLLDNALRHAPAGSTVQLDVERAPAPGGGTTCIRVTNAGPAIPPETLPHIFGRFYRADPSRRNSAASTGLGLAIVDTIMRLHGGSVTVRSLEGETMFSLQFPAEALATAVPPAPVPAAVS
- a CDS encoding heavy metal response regulator transcription factor, which translates into the protein MRILIVEDEPKAGDYLHKGLTESGFVVDLARDGADGLAHAREHPYDLIVLDVMLPGLDGWQVLRELRRERDTPVLFLTARDELSDRLKGLELGADDYMVKPFAFAELVLRIRTILRRGPLRESEFIEVADLQIDAIRRRVVRAGQKIDLTSKEFALLYLLARRRGEVLSRSLIASQVWDVNFDSNTNVVDVSIRRLRAKVDDPFPHKLIHTRRGMGYVLDDSEDRGQDA